Part of the Streptomyces sp. NBC_01264 genome, TCGGCTGGACCTCCGACTACGTCGGACTCAGCGGCATCGGCATCACCGAGCTGTGGGACGGCTACACCATCCCCGTCTACGTCTTCGCCGTCTTCCAGCTGATGTTCGCGATCATCACCCCGGCGCTGATAAGCGGCGCACTGGCCGACCGCGTCAAGTTCAGCGCGTGGGCGCTCTTCATCACCCTCTGGGTCACGATCGTCTACTTCCCCGTCGCCCACTGGGTGTGGGGCGCCGGCGGCTGGCTCTTCGAGCTCGGGGTCATCGACTTCGCCGGCGGCACCGCCGTCCACATCAACGCGGGCGCCGCGGCCCTCGGCGTGATCCTCGTCATCGGCAAGCGCGTCGGGTTCAAGAAGGACCCGATGCGCCCGCACAGCCTCCCGCTCGTGATGCTCGGCGCCGGTCTGCTGTGGTTCGGCTGGTTCGGCTTCAACGCGGGCTCCTGGCTCGGCAACGACGACGGCGTCGGCGCGGTCATGTTCGTCAACACGCAGGTCGCCACCGCCGCCGCCATGCTCGCCTGGCTCGGGTACGAGAAGCTGCGCCACGGCTCCTTCACCACCCTGGGCGCCGCCTCCGGCGCGGTCGCGGGCCTCGTCGCCATCACCCCCTCCGGCGGCTCCTGCTCCCCGCTCGGCGCGATCGCCATCGGCGCCATCGCCGGTGTCGTGTGCGCCATGGCCGTCGGCCTGAAGTACAAGTTCGGCTACGACGACTCCCTCGACGTGGTCGGCGTCCACCTCGTCGGCGGTGTCATCGGCTCCCTGCTCGTCGGGTTCTTCGCCACCGGCGGGGTCCAGTCCGACGCGGCCGGCCTCTTCTACGGCGGCGGCCTGGAGCAGCTCGGCAAGCAGGCGGTCGGGGTCTTCTCCGTCCTGGCCTACTCTCTCGTGGCGTCCGCGGTACTCGCCTTCCTGCTCGACAAGACGATCGGGATGCGGGTCCCCGAGGACGACGAGGTCTCCGGCATCGACCAGGTCGAACACGCCGAGACCGCCTACGACTTCAGCGGAGCCGGCGGCGGCTCCTCCTCCCGGAGCACCGCCGTCCCCGCCCCTGTTGCCGCCGCGAGCAAGAAGGTTGACGCATGAAGCTCATCACCGCGATCGTGAAGCCGCACCGGCTCGACGAGATCAAGGAAGCCCTGCACCGCTTCGGAGTCCAGGGACTCACGGTCTCCGAGGCCAGCGGCTACGGCCGCCAGCGCGGACACACCGAGGTCTACCGGGGCGCCGAGTACACCGTGGACCTCGTGCCGAAGATCCGCATAGAGGTACTGGTCGAGGACGGCGACGCCGAGGACGTGATGCGGATCGTCGTCGACGCCGCCCAGACCGGCAAGATCGGCGACGGCAAGGTATGGAGCATCCCCGTGGACTCGGTCATCCGGGTCCGCACCGGCGAACGTGGCGCTGACGCGCTTTAGGGCCTGTCCGGCCCGACCGGCCGGACAGGCCCCAAGTGATGGGAACCTCTGGGTGACGAGTGTCGAAGAGACCACTGTCGGCGGTCACACCGCCGACCAGGGACCCAGCGGGTACGCCGCGGCCCGGCTGCGACTCCTCCAGGAGGAGTCGCGGTCCGGGCCTTCCCGGCGTTCCGCCCTGGCCGCCCTGACCGACGA contains:
- a CDS encoding ammonium transporter, with the translated sequence MASAITTLAADAPTLSSANTGFMLICSALVMLMTPGLAFFYGGMVRVKSSLNMLMMSFISLGIVTILWVLYGFSLAFGADSGSLIGWTSDYVGLSGIGITELWDGYTIPVYVFAVFQLMFAIITPALISGALADRVKFSAWALFITLWVTIVYFPVAHWVWGAGGWLFELGVIDFAGGTAVHINAGAAALGVILVIGKRVGFKKDPMRPHSLPLVMLGAGLLWFGWFGFNAGSWLGNDDGVGAVMFVNTQVATAAAMLAWLGYEKLRHGSFTTLGAASGAVAGLVAITPSGGSCSPLGAIAIGAIAGVVCAMAVGLKYKFGYDDSLDVVGVHLVGGVIGSLLVGFFATGGVQSDAAGLFYGGGLEQLGKQAVGVFSVLAYSLVASAVLAFLLDKTIGMRVPEDDEVSGIDQVEHAETAYDFSGAGGGSSSRSTAVPAPVAAASKKVDA
- a CDS encoding P-II family nitrogen regulator, with the protein product MKLITAIVKPHRLDEIKEALHRFGVQGLTVSEASGYGRQRGHTEVYRGAEYTVDLVPKIRIEVLVEDGDAEDVMRIVVDAAQTGKIGDGKVWSIPVDSVIRVRTGERGADAL